The proteins below are encoded in one region of Sporosarcina sp. FSL K6-1508:
- a CDS encoding ROK family transcriptional regulator gives MKRTSWNQHVVKKKNKEMVLQKIIALAPISRADIAQRSGLNKATVSSLVSELIQEELIFESGPGESSGGRRPVMLLFNKSAGYSIGIDMGVNYTFGIITDLVGNVIYEKNHPIHKPLSFDQQIRLLIETIGTLIDQTPKSRYGVIGIGIGVPGIVGINGRVLLAPNLKWKDIDLMKILKREFDYPILVENEANAGAYGEKRFGSGQESNNIIYVSAGIGIGAGFILDGELFRGNNGYAGESGHMTIVKDGKKCECGNTGCWEAYASEHSLLKQAKDFVHLSEATLEQLIDFAEADDKDSIELFQEIGSYMGTGMANLIKTFNPQLVIVGNRLAKAKDWIEDPIVETIKKELLTFHQTDMKMKFSKLSTYSTALGVSAFAIEEFLKTDQAENT, from the coding sequence ATGAAACGAACTTCATGGAATCAACATGTTGTCAAAAAAAAGAACAAAGAAATGGTTTTACAAAAAATTATTGCACTCGCTCCAATATCCCGCGCTGATATCGCTCAACGATCTGGTTTAAACAAAGCTACCGTTTCTTCACTTGTAAGTGAGCTAATCCAAGAGGAACTCATTTTTGAATCTGGACCTGGTGAGTCGAGTGGAGGTAGACGCCCCGTTATGTTGTTGTTTAATAAGAGCGCTGGTTATTCAATCGGTATTGATATGGGCGTTAATTATACTTTTGGCATTATAACTGATTTAGTAGGTAACGTTATCTATGAAAAAAATCATCCTATCCATAAACCACTTTCGTTTGATCAGCAAATTCGGCTGCTTATAGAAACGATTGGTACACTAATCGATCAAACACCTAAAAGTAGGTATGGGGTCATAGGTATTGGAATCGGCGTTCCCGGAATTGTTGGGATTAACGGAAGGGTGTTACTTGCTCCAAATTTAAAGTGGAAAGATATTGACTTGATGAAAATTCTTAAACGTGAATTCGACTATCCGATCCTTGTTGAAAATGAAGCAAATGCAGGTGCCTATGGAGAAAAAAGATTTGGATCTGGACAGGAGAGCAACAACATAATCTATGTAAGTGCAGGGATTGGAATTGGTGCGGGGTTTATTTTAGATGGTGAATTATTCCGAGGTAATAATGGATATGCAGGCGAAAGTGGCCATATGACGATTGTAAAAGACGGAAAAAAATGCGAATGTGGGAATACGGGATGTTGGGAAGCTTATGCCTCTGAGCATTCATTATTGAAACAGGCCAAGGATTTCGTGCATTTATCCGAAGCAACACTTGAACAACTAATTGATTTTGCTGAAGCTGACGATAAAGATTCGATTGAGCTTTTCCAAGAGATTGGCAGCTATATGGGCACGGGAATGGCTAACTTAATAAAAACCTTTAATCCTCAACTCGTTATCGTTGGAAATAGGCTTGCAAAAGCTAAAGATTGGATAGAAGACCCAATTGTAGAAACTATAAAAAAAGAGTTACTCACCTTCCACCAAACCGATATGAAGATGAAATTTTCCAAACTATCCACGTACTCAACTGCACTAGGAGTATCTGCTTTTGCTATTGAAGAATTTCTTAAGACTGATCAGGCAGAAAATACTTAG
- a CDS encoding ABC transporter ATP-binding protein — protein MNTYEDLLVVKELKKHFKLNKNSTLKAVDGISFTIKKGETLGLVGESGCGKSTVGRTITQIYEPSSGEIFFADEVVHSKRNKQEQKKKKRNMQMIFQDPYSSLNPRMTVMEIISEGLLIHSAELSLKEREVKVNELLELVGLNKKHSQRYPHEFSGGQRQRIGIARALAVEPEFIVADEPIAALDVSIQAQIVNLLKKLQKEKELTFLFIAHDLSMVKYISDRIAVMYLGKIVELSESETLYEKPLHPYSEALLSAIPLPDPDSERSRKQIVLKGDVPSPIDIPSGCRFRTRCPKAMNICSALEPTFMEVEKGHFVACHLHDEKVMSRQDAVPVNRELS, from the coding sequence ATGAACACGTATGAAGATTTATTAGTCGTTAAAGAATTGAAAAAACATTTCAAGCTCAACAAAAATAGTACATTGAAAGCCGTTGATGGAATAAGTTTCACGATAAAAAAAGGGGAGACGCTTGGTCTTGTTGGTGAGTCGGGATGTGGCAAATCGACAGTCGGGAGAACCATTACTCAAATTTATGAGCCTTCAAGTGGCGAAATTTTTTTTGCTGATGAAGTAGTCCATTCCAAACGCAACAAACAGGAGCAAAAAAAGAAGAAGCGCAATATGCAAATGATTTTCCAAGATCCCTATTCTTCATTGAATCCACGTATGACTGTTATGGAAATCATTTCAGAAGGGTTACTCATTCATTCAGCTGAATTGTCATTGAAAGAACGGGAAGTAAAAGTGAATGAACTGTTAGAGCTTGTGGGTTTGAACAAAAAACATTCGCAAAGGTATCCGCATGAATTCAGCGGTGGACAAAGACAACGTATTGGTATTGCACGCGCATTAGCGGTAGAGCCAGAATTTATTGTAGCAGATGAACCAATCGCTGCTCTCGATGTATCAATACAGGCTCAAATAGTCAATCTACTGAAAAAACTTCAAAAAGAAAAAGAGCTTACTTTTTTATTCATTGCGCATGATTTATCAATGGTGAAATACATAAGCGACCGGATTGCCGTTATGTATTTAGGGAAAATTGTTGAGTTATCAGAAAGTGAAACGCTTTATGAAAAACCATTGCATCCGTATTCTGAGGCACTGCTTTCAGCAATTCCATTACCCGACCCGGACTCGGAGCGCTCTAGAAAACAAATTGTCCTGAAAGGTGACGTCCCTAGCCCAATCGACATTCCAAGTGGATGTAGATTCCGAACGAGATGCCCGAAAGCGATGAATATTTGTTCTGCGCTTGAACCGACATTTATGGAAGTAGAGAAAGGCCACTTTGTCGCGTGTCATTTACACGATGAAAAAGTGATGTCCCGACAAGATGCAGTTCCAGTCAATAGAGAGTTGTCCTGA
- a CDS encoding YugN family protein: MLKLQTELDGQRASFGVVSDCIRGLGYHLGGNWDYHKGSFDHILCREGGETIYIRIPFIVTEGELDEYDASIEFGTSYVIKHVVHVGLDSDESSLIDATGFSQFQKPIDTDGKIIDKNRWIHAGEVAVNDLIECLYAQAHLKSS; encoded by the coding sequence ATGTTGAAATTACAAACGGAGCTTGATGGACAAAGGGCTTCTTTTGGTGTAGTAAGTGATTGTATTCGAGGGCTTGGCTATCATTTGGGTGGAAACTGGGACTATCATAAAGGAAGCTTCGATCATATTTTATGCCGCGAAGGCGGTGAAACGATCTATATCCGAATTCCTTTTATCGTAACGGAAGGAGAACTTGATGAATATGATGCTTCCATTGAATTTGGTACGTCTTACGTGATCAAGCATGTCGTGCACGTCGGTCTAGATAGTGATGAAAGTTCATTAATAGACGCAACAGGATTTAGTCAATTTCAGAAACCGATTGATACAGACGGCAAAATCATTGATAAAAACAGATGGATCCATGCAGGTGAAGTCGCTGTAAATGATCTTATTGAGTGTCTGTATGCACAAGCTCATCTAAAGTCTAGTTAA
- a CDS encoding DUF2691 family protein, with amino-acid sequence MIRGITFEIPNNPGQYLQHILSCVNMSQLNWYNAGGEAYIIKNGEFGASLFDENERFIDGKILQKRLSDNLYYLIFTDLKGFPRNVRAENVETYEEFVMSKCTFVILIVDCVNVTIYSKDMAQIQLIFEQANGAGYENIVVIQDESDARNRLSVW; translated from the coding sequence GTGATTAGAGGAATTACCTTTGAAATCCCAAACAATCCCGGACAATATTTGCAACATATTTTATCATGTGTAAACATGTCCCAGTTGAACTGGTATAACGCTGGCGGGGAAGCCTACATAATCAAAAATGGCGAGTTTGGGGCTTCGTTATTTGACGAAAATGAACGTTTCATTGATGGAAAGATACTACAGAAAAGATTGTCGGACAATCTTTACTACTTAATTTTCACCGATTTGAAGGGGTTTCCTAGAAATGTTAGAGCGGAAAATGTGGAGACATACGAGGAATTTGTAATGAGTAAATGTACATTTGTTATTTTAATCGTGGATTGTGTAAATGTGACTATTTACAGTAAAGACATGGCACAAATCCAGTTAATTTTTGAACAGGCAAATGGAGCTGGTTACGAGAACATTGTAGTAATTCAAGATGAGAGTGACGCAAGGAATCGTCTGTCTGTATGGTAA
- a CDS encoding serine hydrolase domain-containing protein, whose product MIQWEPFEKFVEEVMEKEQIPGVAVALSKNGQTIYERGFGTRNFETNEPVTPETIFGIASITKSFTALAIMKLVEEGRLQVEDAVIEHLPEFQLVDYANIEDIKIRHLLSHTTGLATMERKEQLTKFDEHLHYLNEKAWSWVGKPGQYMCYNNDMFILLGAIIEKITGENYQVYINKQIINPLHMTRTTYNLLELQSFENVTTPYVLADGKPVECPWPTLGNYAVGGGIRSTVVDLLKYGNIYVDVLERNIVSRTYTSQMTQPVQQTNGKSFYGFALQTTPNYSAVTLVEHGGGQPGVSSNFGFIPEKGIVAVVLTNMGGVSADTIWLAAINTALGIPIEQKRSTEPHFEMSNEQKERLVGTYISVEGSHVAILLEDQTLVATIDNKTYALRASNETTLVMKLLEKPIRFFLDEKNNAWALFIGLRMLMKKS is encoded by the coding sequence TTGATACAGTGGGAACCATTTGAAAAGTTCGTAGAGGAAGTAATGGAAAAGGAACAAATACCGGGAGTTGCGGTTGCACTTTCTAAAAACGGACAAACAATTTATGAGCGAGGGTTTGGGACAAGGAATTTTGAAACAAATGAGCCGGTCACCCCAGAAACGATTTTTGGAATTGCATCGATTACAAAATCTTTTACCGCGCTTGCTATTATGAAACTAGTAGAAGAGGGGCGTTTACAGGTTGAAGACGCTGTTATCGAACATCTTCCTGAATTTCAATTAGTTGATTATGCCAATATAGAAGATATAAAAATTCGTCATCTACTGTCTCACACAACAGGTCTGGCAACAATGGAGAGAAAGGAACAACTCACGAAATTCGATGAACATCTTCACTATTTAAACGAAAAGGCATGGAGCTGGGTAGGGAAGCCAGGGCAATATATGTGCTATAACAACGATATGTTTATCTTACTAGGCGCCATTATTGAAAAAATAACTGGTGAAAATTATCAGGTATATATCAATAAACAAATTATAAACCCCTTACATATGACCAGAACGACATACAATCTTCTTGAATTACAAAGTTTTGAAAATGTCACAACACCATATGTGCTGGCGGACGGTAAGCCAGTAGAATGTCCATGGCCGACGTTAGGAAATTACGCCGTCGGAGGGGGTATTCGATCGACGGTAGTTGATTTGTTGAAATACGGAAACATATATGTGGATGTACTTGAAAGGAATATTGTCAGTAGGACGTATACTTCACAAATGACACAACCCGTTCAACAAACAAATGGTAAGAGCTTTTATGGGTTTGCCCTTCAAACGACTCCAAATTACTCAGCGGTTACATTAGTCGAACATGGCGGTGGTCAGCCGGGTGTATCCTCTAATTTTGGTTTCATTCCAGAAAAGGGAATTGTTGCTGTCGTTTTAACGAATATGGGCGGTGTAAGTGCCGACACGATTTGGCTAGCTGCTATAAATACAGCATTAGGTATCCCAATCGAACAAAAGAGAAGTACAGAGCCTCATTTTGAAATGAGTAATGAACAAAAAGAGCGACTGGTTGGGACATATATATCAGTTGAAGGCTCCCACGTTGCCATTTTATTAGAAGATCAAACTCTGGTAGCAACCATTGATAATAAAACCTACGCACTTCGAGCAAGTAATGAGACAACACTTGTTATGAAGCTACTTGAAAAGCCAATTCGGTTCTTTTTGGATGAAAAAAACAATGCATGGGCTCTATTTATTGGGCTTAGAATGCTGATGAAGAAAAGTTGA
- a CDS encoding xylose ABC transporter ATP-binding protein: MGNYALQMKAITKEFPGVRALDNVTFSVRKGEIHALCGENGAGKSTLMKILSGVYPQGTYDGEILINGENVQFKSIKESQNAGVAIIYQELALVEEMTVAENLFLSHDLMRAKIIDWNKIYAEAQKWLDHIGLDIDPQTKVRELTVGKQQLIEIAKALTRKTDILILDEPTAALTESDVDILMNLLNDLRKKGVTCIYISHKLGEVMALADSVTIIRDGQSVSTDSIEALSEEKIITKMVGRELTELFPYEIRAISHENIVDVKNYSVTNSVGKKVIDNVSFTLKKGEILGFSGLMGAGRTELFISLFGGLKGNQTGTVLIDGKETNIKSPADAIKDGLAYVSEDRKRYGLVLGMDITKNTTLAALNKMMKIKVIDNALEVKSAGDITYKMNLKAPNLEALVGQLSGGNQQKVVLSKWLLTNPKVLILDEPTRGIDVGAKYEIYKIINELANQGVGIVIISSELPEVLGMSDRIIVMAEGEITGEFLREEATQEKIMTCATGGKIS; this comes from the coding sequence ATGGGAAATTATGCGCTTCAAATGAAGGCAATTACAAAAGAGTTTCCAGGTGTTCGTGCTCTAGATAATGTTACTTTTTCTGTGCGTAAAGGAGAAATTCATGCTTTATGCGGTGAAAATGGTGCGGGGAAATCGACCTTAATGAAAATATTAAGCGGAGTTTATCCACAAGGAACATATGACGGTGAAATCCTAATCAATGGTGAAAATGTGCAGTTCAAGTCGATTAAAGAATCTCAAAACGCAGGTGTTGCAATAATTTATCAAGAGCTTGCACTTGTAGAAGAAATGACAGTCGCAGAAAACTTGTTTTTAAGTCATGACTTAATGAGAGCGAAAATTATTGACTGGAATAAAATTTATGCGGAGGCCCAAAAGTGGTTAGATCATATAGGGTTGGATATCGATCCTCAAACAAAAGTAAGAGAATTAACAGTTGGAAAACAACAGCTTATTGAAATTGCGAAGGCATTGACTCGAAAAACGGATATTCTCATATTAGATGAGCCAACAGCCGCATTAACGGAAAGTGACGTCGACATTTTAATGAATCTATTAAATGACCTTCGTAAAAAAGGAGTCACTTGCATTTATATTTCCCATAAACTTGGTGAAGTGATGGCGTTAGCGGATTCTGTCACGATCATAAGAGATGGGCAATCTGTTAGTACAGATTCAATTGAAGCACTATCAGAGGAAAAAATTATTACGAAGATGGTAGGACGCGAATTAACTGAGCTTTTCCCATATGAAATTCGTGCTATAAGCCATGAAAATATAGTCGATGTGAAAAACTACTCTGTTACTAATAGTGTGGGGAAAAAAGTGATTGACAATGTTTCATTTACCCTTAAAAAAGGTGAAATCCTTGGATTTTCGGGATTAATGGGTGCTGGCAGGACAGAACTATTTATCAGCTTGTTTGGAGGTTTAAAAGGCAATCAAACGGGCACTGTCTTGATTGATGGGAAAGAAACGAATATAAAAAGTCCAGCGGATGCTATTAAAGACGGGCTTGCATATGTTTCTGAAGATAGAAAGCGTTATGGATTAGTTTTAGGAATGGATATTACTAAAAATACTACGCTTGCCGCATTGAATAAAATGATGAAAATTAAGGTAATTGATAACGCTTTAGAAGTAAAGAGTGCTGGGGATATTACATATAAAATGAATCTGAAAGCCCCAAATTTAGAAGCGTTAGTTGGTCAACTAAGCGGTGGAAATCAGCAAAAGGTTGTACTTAGCAAATGGTTATTAACTAATCCCAAAGTTTTGATTCTAGATGAACCGACTAGAGGAATTGATGTTGGAGCAAAGTATGAAATTTATAAAATAATAAATGAGTTGGCCAATCAAGGAGTTGGAATCGTGATTATTTCATCTGAGTTGCCTGAAGTGCTAGGTATGTCAGATAGAATTATTGTGATGGCAGAAGGAGAAATTACAGGGGAGTTCTTAAGAGAGGAAGCAACCCAAGAGAAAATTATGACGTGTGCAACGGGAGGGAAGATATCGTGA
- the xylA gene encoding xylose isomerase, translating to MTYFENIDQIKYEGHKSTNPLAFKYYNPEEKVAGKSMEDTLRFGVAYWHTFTMDGSDPFGSGNMIRSWDKFKGMDLAKARVEAGFEFFEKLNVPFFCFHDIDIAPEGENLRETYKNLDEIVLMIKEYMSTSNTKLLWNTANMFSHPRFVHGAATSINADVFAYSAAKVKKGLEIAKDLGSENYVFWGGREGYETLLNTDMKLELDNLGRFFHMAVDYAKEIGYNGQFLIEPKPKEPSKHQYDFDVATSLAFLQSYDLQDHFKFNIEANHATLAGHTFEHELCVARINGMLGSVDANQGDGLLGWDTDEFPTDLYATTLAMYEVLKNGGLGRGGLNFDAKVRRGSFEQEDLFHAHIAGMDSFAIGLKVAQKLIDDKVLEEFIEKRYDSYNHGIGKEIIEGNTDFRKLEDYALQLGDIQNTSGRTERLRATINQYLLSVSSE from the coding sequence ATGACTTATTTCGAAAACATTGATCAAATTAAATATGAGGGACATAAATCTACGAATCCACTTGCATTTAAATATTATAACCCAGAGGAAAAAGTAGCAGGCAAGTCTATGGAAGACACTTTGAGATTCGGCGTTGCCTATTGGCATACATTTACGATGGATGGATCAGATCCATTTGGCAGTGGAAATATGATTCGTTCTTGGGATAAATTTAAAGGGATGGATTTAGCAAAGGCACGTGTAGAAGCCGGATTTGAATTTTTTGAGAAATTAAATGTACCATTCTTCTGTTTCCATGACATCGATATAGCTCCAGAAGGAGAAAATCTTAGGGAAACATATAAAAATCTAGACGAAATTGTATTGATGATTAAAGAATATATGAGTACGAGTAATACTAAACTTTTATGGAATACAGCAAATATGTTCTCACATCCTCGTTTTGTTCATGGGGCTGCCACTTCCATCAATGCTGATGTATTTGCTTATTCGGCAGCAAAAGTGAAAAAAGGTTTGGAAATCGCCAAGGATTTAGGATCTGAAAACTATGTGTTCTGGGGGGGACGTGAAGGTTATGAAACCTTACTGAATACAGACATGAAGCTTGAACTTGATAATTTAGGGCGATTTTTCCACATGGCAGTCGATTATGCCAAGGAAATTGGATACAATGGTCAATTCTTAATTGAGCCAAAGCCGAAAGAGCCATCGAAGCATCAGTATGATTTTGACGTTGCAACAAGTTTAGCTTTTTTACAATCATACGATTTGCAAGATCATTTCAAATTTAATATTGAAGCAAACCATGCAACTTTAGCTGGACATACATTTGAACATGAACTTTGTGTGGCCCGTATTAATGGCATGTTAGGTTCAGTGGATGCAAACCAAGGAGATGGATTACTCGGTTGGGACACGGATGAGTTTCCAACGGACCTATACGCTACTACTTTAGCGATGTATGAAGTATTGAAAAATGGTGGACTAGGTCGGGGTGGATTAAACTTTGATGCTAAAGTTAGAAGAGGTTCATTTGAACAAGAGGACCTATTCCATGCGCATATTGCAGGTATGGACAGCTTTGCAATAGGACTAAAAGTTGCTCAAAAGTTAATTGACGATAAAGTGCTGGAAGAGTTTATTGAAAAGCGGTATGACAGCTATAACCATGGAATTGGAAAGGAAATCATAGAGGGAAACACCGATTTCCGTAAATTAGAAGATTACGCGTTGCAACTAGGAGACATTCAAAATACTTCTGGGAGAACGGAACGTCTAAGGGCTACAATAAACCAATATTTATTATCCGTGAGTTCAGAGTAA
- a CDS encoding GNAT family N-acetyltransferase → MRVTQGIVCLYGNVLWKMNNHYTLFLLTNNSYQKKKWGIGMRLVRPSIEWKNEHEAYMNEWDEPRMTPSSFNLAGYENYEVYLETLKIREKGDGKWVPSTNYFLVDENERVLAMVDIRHDLTDYLHNVGGHIGYGVRPTERRKGHATRILAEALKRCDELGIQRVLVTCNADNIGSAKTIVKNGGIEDKSFMEEDGTVVRRFWIER, encoded by the coding sequence ATGAGAGTGACGCAAGGAATCGTCTGTCTGTATGGTAATGTTTTATGGAAAATGAATAATCATTACACATTATTTCTTTTGACGAATAACAGCTATCAAAAAAAGAAATGGGGAATAGGTATGCGATTGGTGAGACCGTCCATCGAATGGAAAAACGAGCATGAAGCTTACATGAATGAGTGGGATGAACCACGGATGACGCCGAGTAGTTTTAATCTAGCTGGTTATGAGAACTATGAAGTCTATTTAGAAACTTTAAAAATCCGGGAAAAGGGCGATGGAAAATGGGTGCCCAGTACGAACTACTTCTTGGTGGATGAAAATGAACGGGTGCTCGCCATGGTCGACATACGGCATGATTTGACAGATTATCTACATAACGTCGGTGGACATATCGGATATGGTGTGAGACCGACAGAACGAAGAAAAGGGCATGCGACACGGATTCTGGCTGAGGCATTGAAAAGATGTGATGAATTGGGAATCCAGAGAGTTCTAGTAACTTGCAATGCTGACAATATTGGCTCTGCAAAAACGATAGTAAAGAATGGCGGCATTGAAGACAAAAGCTTTATGGAAGAGGATGGAACTGTAGTTAGACGATTTTGGATAGAAAGGTAA
- a CDS encoding alpha/beta fold hydrolase codes for MWIQRFIDTARGTFELFEKGQGVPLCVTHLYSAYDNRGNTFANPFTTNYRVYLINLRGCGNSIEAEDESQYSLIESVNDLEAIRLALGIERWGVGGHSTGGMLALQYAIQVPDALTKIIAGGTSASKEYAANPSSIYCRKNPNFDRIMEIMNQLNDPRTPIEIRKEINREWASMSFYSAEKLEKALTIPNSGKTVGDRLNYFMKKEFPTYDLRKRLSNVTLPTYIYAGKYDAQCPYEYGVEIANLIPHASFTTFEESNHNPFVEEEEEFRDFVKSTIHDDLLPKFNTLIQGAEK; via the coding sequence ATGTGGATTCAACGATTTATTGATACTGCAAGAGGCACTTTTGAACTTTTTGAAAAGGGTCAAGGAGTTCCGTTATGTGTTACACATTTATACAGCGCCTATGATAATCGGGGGAATACATTTGCAAATCCTTTCACTACAAACTATCGGGTTTATTTAATCAATCTACGGGGCTGCGGAAATTCTATTGAGGCTGAAGATGAATCACAATATAGTTTGATCGAATCTGTGAATGACTTAGAAGCAATTCGTTTGGCATTAGGCATTGAAAGGTGGGGAGTTGGAGGTCATTCGACAGGAGGGATGTTAGCTCTTCAATATGCTATACAAGTACCCGATGCACTTACTAAAATAATTGCTGGTGGAACAAGTGCGAGCAAGGAATATGCCGCAAATCCTAGTAGTATCTATTGCCGCAAAAATCCTAACTTTGATCGTATTATGGAAATTATGAACCAATTAAATGATCCTAGGACTCCTATTGAAATACGTAAAGAAATAAATCGTGAATGGGCTTCAATGTCTTTTTATTCAGCGGAAAAACTTGAGAAGGCCCTAACTATCCCAAACAGTGGGAAAACGGTAGGAGACCGTTTAAATTATTTTATGAAGAAGGAGTTCCCTACTTATGATTTGAGAAAAAGATTATCTAATGTTACCTTGCCAACTTATATATATGCCGGAAAATATGATGCGCAATGTCCCTATGAATATGGAGTAGAAATAGCTAATTTAATACCTCATGCAAGTTTCACAACTTTTGAAGAAAGTAATCATAATCCTTTTGTTGAGGAAGAGGAAGAATTTCGGGATTTTGTAAAATCTACGATTCATGACGATTTGTTACCCAAGTTTAATACCCTAATACAGGGAGCTGAAAAGTGA
- a CDS encoding sugar ABC transporter permease: protein MQAYTLIIALVLIAAIFGFFTGGEFLSSRNMSNLFSQMSVVAVLAIGMTLIIVAGHIDLSVGSLVGLTGGVAAILHVWYDWNTFAVVVAAIVVGAIFGAWQGWWVAYRAVPAFIVTLGGMLIFRGILIGLSKGQTIAPMSNGFKEISNSYFPFGLGYLLALVSIGILIFWTVRNRSKRKDMGLLLPTQLIDYGKIGVYSFFILLATYMLNRYHGIPTPILIVVLLAAIFIFISNKTSFGRYVYAIGGNAEAAALSGINIKRNTLWVFISMGALAGVAGVILTSRLNAATVNAGNMYELDAIAACVIGGTSLMGGKGKVVGALIGALIMASIDNGMSMLNIETFWQYIVKGLILIVAVWIDIASKK from the coding sequence ATGCAGGCGTACACGCTTATTATTGCATTGGTGTTAATTGCTGCTATATTCGGATTTTTCACTGGTGGTGAATTTTTATCTTCACGTAATATGTCCAATTTATTCTCCCAAATGTCTGTAGTAGCTGTTTTAGCAATTGGTATGACATTGATCATAGTAGCGGGACATATTGATTTATCTGTCGGTTCATTAGTAGGTTTAACTGGTGGAGTTGCTGCGATTTTACATGTTTGGTATGACTGGAATACATTTGCTGTTGTCGTTGCCGCGATTGTAGTTGGTGCAATTTTTGGCGCATGGCAGGGGTGGTGGGTTGCGTACAGAGCAGTTCCAGCATTTATCGTCACGCTAGGTGGAATGCTTATTTTCCGTGGCATCCTTATTGGATTAAGTAAAGGGCAAACGATAGCCCCGATGAGTAATGGTTTTAAGGAGATTAGTAATAGTTATTTTCCATTTGGTTTAGGCTATCTATTAGCATTAGTTAGTATTGGAATACTGATATTTTGGACGGTACGAAATCGATCTAAAAGAAAAGATATGGGCTTATTACTTCCAACACAGCTAATTGACTATGGGAAAATTGGAGTCTATTCGTTTTTCATTTTACTAGCTACGTATATGTTAAATCGCTACCATGGGATTCCAACGCCGATATTAATTGTGGTTCTATTAGCGGCCATCTTTATCTTTATTTCTAATAAAACTTCGTTTGGCAGATACGTTTATGCAATTGGTGGAAACGCAGAAGCAGCGGCCCTTTCAGGCATAAACATTAAGCGTAATACATTATGGGTTTTTATATCAATGGGCGCTCTTGCGGGAGTTGCGGGTGTGATTTTAACAAGTCGATTAAATGCAGCTACTGTTAATGCGGGTAATATGTATGAGCTTGATGCAATCGCGGCTTGTGTTATTGGTGGAACGAGTTTAATGGGCGGAAAAGGGAAGGTAGTTGGTGCCCTTATCGGTGCACTAATTATGGCAAGTATCGATAATGGGATGAGTATGTTGAATATTGAAACGTTCTGGCAATACATCGTTAAGGGCTTAATTTTGATTGTTGCAGTCTGGATTGATATTGCTAGTAAAAAGTAA